GCTGGCCTCCGAGCTGGACCTGCCCGGCCGCGCCGCCGCCCGGGCGGACGTCGCCGACCGGGCCGTGCGGGCGCTGGAGGCTCTGTTCCGCGGGGTCGCGGGCGCCGGGCTGCGGATCACGGGGACCGAGGTCGGGTTCGAGCTTCCGCTCACGTTGGAGCTCGCCGGCGGGTCCAGGACCATCAGCTTCCGCGGCAGCCGGGACCTCGACGCCGTCGCCGCCGACGGGCGCCGCACCGTGCTGGACCTCAAGTGGTCCCGCAGCCGCACCCGCTACGGCGACCTGTTCGACACCTCCGAGGCGATCCAGCTCGCCTCCTACGCCTGGACCCTCGCCGAGGAGCATCCCGGCGAGCCGACCGCGGACGTCGGCTACTTCCTGCTGCGCAGCGGCGAGTTCGTCTCCGCCGACCCGGCGCTCGATCCGCACCGCCGTGAGCCCATGGACGTGCAGAACGCCTGGTCGCGGATGATCCAGGGCGTCACCACCGTGCTCGACGAGGTCGCCGAGGGGCGGATCCGCTGCGGCTGCCTCGAGACGCAGCAGAGGGCCGGGCTCGACGGCAGCGAGGGCTGGCAGAAGCGCTCCACCTCGCTCGCGAAGGCCCGAGCCGCCGTGCGCGAGGCGGGCGGACTGCTAGTCGAGGACCACTGCGCCACCAGCGACCACGCCCACCTGTGCGGCACGACGGGAGCACTTCGATGAGCACGTTCACCCTGATCAACGCCTCCGCCGGGTCCGGGAAGACCTACACCCTCACCCGCGAGATCGCGCAGCGGGTCGCGGAGGGGCTGGACCCCTCGCAGCTGATCGCCACCACCTTCACCGTCAAGGCCGCCGCCGAGCTGCGCGACCGGGTGCGCCGCACCCTGCTCGAGGGCGGCCAGCTCGACGCCGCCCGCGGCGTGGACAGCGCCCTGATCAGCACCGTCAACTCGGTCTCCGGGGAGCTGCTGCGCGAGTTCGCGCTGGACGCCGGGATCTCCCCCGACGTGCAGGTCCTCGACGAGGACCGGCAGAAGGACGCCTTCCGCGCCGCGATCGACGAGACCGCCGCAGCCGCCGGGACCCGCGCCGCGGACCTGCTGGCCCGCACCGAGCATGACGGCGAGGAGGAGCCCGACCTGCCCTACGGCGCCTCCCCGTCCTGGCGGGCGCACGTGCGGGCGCTCGCCTCCCGCGCCCGCACCAACCTCCTCGGCGCGGACGCGCTGCGGGATGCGATCGAGCCGTCATTCGCCGAGTACGCCGCGGCGGCGCTGCCCGCGTCGGAGGCGGAGGACCGTCGGCCGGCCTGGCGCGACGGGATCGCGAGCGCGATCGAGGCCCTGTGGGCGGACGTGCGCAGCTCCGAGGCCGGGGACGGGCCCTTCACCGTGGCGGGCGCCGGGACCGTGCGCAAGCACCTCTCGACCCTCGAGGCCGTGCTGCGCAGCGTGAGCGACCCGGACCGGGCGCCGTGGAGCGCCTGGGCGCGGATCGCGAAGGTCGCCGAGCCCCGGGACAAGGGCTACGCGTACGTCAAGAACGTCGACGCGGCGCTGCTCGGCATCGCCAGGACGATCCTCGAGGAGCTGCCCGCGAACCCCGCCCTGCACCGCGACATCCACGACCTCGTCGCGCTCGTGATGGGCACCGCCGCCGAGTCCCTCGAGGCGTACCAGACCTTCAAGGACGAGCTGGGGCTGATCGACTTCATCGACCAGGAGGTGCGCACCCTCGAGCTGCTGCGCAGCAGCGACCGGGCCCGCGAGGTGATCCGCTCCCGCTTCCGCCTGCTCGCGGTGGACGAGTTCCAGGACACCTCCCCCGTCCAGCTCGCCCTGTTCCTCGAGCTGTCCTCGCTGGTGGAGCACACGATCTGGGTGGGCGACCCGAAGCAGGCGATCTACGGCTTCCGCGACGCGGACCCGCAGCTCATGCTCGAGATCATCGCCCGGATCGAGGCGGGCGCCGCGGAGCTCGGCGCCGCCGAGGTGAAGGACCTGGCGCACTCCTGGCGCTCCCAGGAGCAGGTGCTGTCCCTGGTCGACGCCGTGTTCCCGCGCGTCTTCCCCGACCTGCCGCGCGAGCGCGTGGTCACCACGGCCGCGCCGGGCGCGATCGCACGTCGAGCGGCCGACGGGCACCGCCCGGGCCGGCTCGAGGCGTGGACCCCGTCCGTCCCGAAGTCGCTCACCTACGGGCAGCACGCGACCGCGATCGCCGACGGGATCCTCACCCTGCTCACCGAGGAGGGCGCCTCCCCCGCCGAGATCGCGGTGCTCGTGCGCTCGAACTGCCGCGCCGAGGACGTGATCGCGGCCCTGACCGCCCGCGGCATCCCCGCCTCCGGCGAGGGCGCGCCGCTGCTCGCCACCCGCGAGGGACGCCTGGTCCGGGCCGCGCTCGCGGTCACCTTGGACCTCTCCGACACCCTCGCCCTCACCGAGCTCGTGGACCTGCTCCCGGACCATCCCGCGCACGGGACCTGGTTCGCGGACCTCGCCGCGCAGAGCGACCGCACCGCACGCACCGAGCTGTTCGCGAGCTGGTGGCGGGCACCGGTGCTCGACGGGCTGCGCGCCCTGCGCGAGGGCGCGATCTCCCTGACCCCCGTCGAGATGATCACCGCCGTGATCGATGCGCTGGACCTGCCCGAGCGGCTGCGGTCCTGGTCCTGTCCCGATCAGCGCCTGCGCACCCTGGACGCGCTGCGTGCCGTCGCCGCCGAGTACGCCGAGCAGGCCCGGGCCACCTCCTCCCCCATCACACTGACCGGTCTGCGGATCGCCCTGGACGCGGTGGACCGCGGCCCCGACCTCACCGGCACCCCGGACACCGTGTGGGTGGGCACGATCCACGGCGCCAAGGGCCTGGAATGGCCGCACGTCGTGGTCATGCTCGACCACAGCCCGACCGTACGCGCGCAGACCTCGGGCGCGTTCGTGGTGCCGGCGGAGACCCTCGACGTCTCTGCCCCGCTCGCAGGCCGCTCGCCCCGGTACTGGCCGGAGGTGCTGCCCCGCTTCGGCCCGCTGCAGGAGGGGCTCGAGGCGTCCGCCCATGCCCAGCGTCGGGCCCGCTCCGAGCGCGAGGAGTCCGGGCGCCTGCAGTACGTGGCGCTCACCCGCGCGGCCGACGTCACCGTGCTCAGCGGCCCCGGCACGGCGCCAGTGCTCGACCTGCTCGTCCCCGGCGAGGAGCCGCTGCTGTCATGGTCCGCGGGGGCCGACGGGATCGCCGTGCGCGGGGAGGCGTCGCTGCCGGCCGTGATGCGATCTCCCGCAGGGGTGCTCGAGGACGGGCCGGCGGGGTTCTCCGCGCGTCGGACGCCGCTCGCCGCGACGGATCTGACCGGACCGCGGGTCGAGACGGAGCAGGTGAGGGCCCGTTTCCAGGCGTCAGGGGTGGCGTCGGCGGAGGATCTCGGCACGGTGCACGCGCCGCGCACGATCGGGCGGCGGCTCGTCACGAACGGCGGGCCGCAGTGGGAGCGGGTCGGCGAGGCGATCCACGCCTATCTCGCGCTGCCGCTCGCGCACCTGAGCGAGGCGCAGAAGGCGTCGGCCGCGCAGCGGCTCGTGGAGCGCTGGGCCGTGACCCGCGCCGTCGGCTCCGAGATGCTGCAGGAGGCCGGACAGGCGTGGGCGTCGTTCGTCGCGGACGAGTTCCCCGGGGCGGAGGAGCTCACCGAGCAGCCGATCTCCTGGTGGAACGAGGAGGATCAGGTGATGGAGGGGTGGATCGACACCCTGCTGCGCCTGCCCTCCGGTGAGATCGTGCTCGTGGACCACAAGACCTACCCCGGCGATCACCCGGTCGAGCACGTGCGCGAGAAGTACCTCGGGCAGCTGACCACGTACTCCCGCGCCCTCGCGGCGAGCGGCATAGCGCCCTCACAGGTGCTCATCCACCTGCCGCTGCGCGGCGAGGTGCTCGAGGTGAGCCTTCGTGGATGAGATCACGGCCGAGGGGGCGGTCGAGCGTGCGCTCGCGCTCCTGGACGAGGCCCGACGGACCGGCACCCGGCGACTGTTCGGGATCGCGGGCGCGCCGGGGGCGGGGAAGTCGACGCTGACGGCGCTGCTCGCGGAGCGGCTGCCGGCGGGGTCGTGCGCGGTGGTGCCGATGGACGGTTTCCATCTCGCCGACGTGGCGCTCGAGAGGCTTGGTCGCTCAGCGCGGAAGGGCGCGGCCGACACCTTCGACGCGGGAGGGTACGTGGCGCTGCTGCAGCGCCTGCGCACCCAGCTGCCCGGGGATGAGCCGGTGTGGGCGCCGATGTTCGAGCGGGACCTCGAGCAGCCCCTCGCAGGCGCGATCGAGGTGCGCGCCGACGTGCCGCTCGTGGTGACCGAGGGGAACTACCTACTGCTCGACGAGGGACCGTTCGCGCAGGTGAGCGGCCTGCTGGATGCGCGCTGGTTCGTCGAGGCACCGGAGGAGCTGCGCCACGAGTGGCTCATCGCCCGGCACGAGCGGTTCGGGAAGAACCCGGAGAAGGCACGGGAGTGGGCGCTCGGGCCGGACGAGGACAACGCCCGCCTGATCGCGGGAACCCGCGACCGGGCGGACGTCGTGGTCCGGATGAGCTGAGCCTGCTCCTGAGCGGTCAGCTACGGGCGAGGACAGAGCGGACGAAGCCGGTGGAGCGCTCGCGCAGCCCCTGGATCTTCTGCTCGCGGTGGTAGGCGAGCAGGGCCGGGTCCTCGGTGCGCAGCTCGAAGGAGGACGGCTCCCGTCGTACGTTGCGCGAGCAGCGGAAGTCCGCGCAGATGGCCGTGCCGACGGTGTTGCCGCGTCGGCCGGACTCGCCCGCGAGCGGCGCGACGAACGACGCGGCGTGCACACCGTCGATGATGTCCTCGCACCACGCGCACAGCAGCTTCTTCGCGGGCGGGTTCTCCGGGCCGCGCAGGAGCAGCACGGCGGGCTCGCCGTCCAGGTCGAGAGCGACGTAGTACTGGCGGGGCCGCTTGGGGTCCTGCCAGCCGAGGTAGTCGAGCGCGTCGAAGTCGACGGCCGCGAGGTCGGGCAGGGCGGCGCGCTTCGCCTCGCCCTTGGAGGCGTTGACGAAGGCGTCGCGGAGCTGGGATTCGGTGAAGGAG
This genomic interval from Brachybacterium aquaticum contains the following:
- a CDS encoding UvrD-helicase domain-containing protein, with amino-acid sequence MSTFTLINASAGSGKTYTLTREIAQRVAEGLDPSQLIATTFTVKAAAELRDRVRRTLLEGGQLDAARGVDSALISTVNSVSGELLREFALDAGISPDVQVLDEDRQKDAFRAAIDETAAAAGTRAADLLARTEHDGEEEPDLPYGASPSWRAHVRALASRARTNLLGADALRDAIEPSFAEYAAAALPASEAEDRRPAWRDGIASAIEALWADVRSSEAGDGPFTVAGAGTVRKHLSTLEAVLRSVSDPDRAPWSAWARIAKVAEPRDKGYAYVKNVDAALLGIARTILEELPANPALHRDIHDLVALVMGTAAESLEAYQTFKDELGLIDFIDQEVRTLELLRSSDRAREVIRSRFRLLAVDEFQDTSPVQLALFLELSSLVEHTIWVGDPKQAIYGFRDADPQLMLEIIARIEAGAAELGAAEVKDLAHSWRSQEQVLSLVDAVFPRVFPDLPRERVVTTAAPGAIARRAADGHRPGRLEAWTPSVPKSLTYGQHATAIADGILTLLTEEGASPAEIAVLVRSNCRAEDVIAALTARGIPASGEGAPLLATREGRLVRAALAVTLDLSDTLALTELVDLLPDHPAHGTWFADLAAQSDRTARTELFASWWRAPVLDGLRALREGAISLTPVEMITAVIDALDLPERLRSWSCPDQRLRTLDALRAVAAEYAEQARATSSPITLTGLRIALDAVDRGPDLTGTPDTVWVGTIHGAKGLEWPHVVVMLDHSPTVRAQTSGAFVVPAETLDVSAPLAGRSPRYWPEVLPRFGPLQEGLEASAHAQRRARSEREESGRLQYVALTRAADVTVLSGPGTAPVLDLLVPGEEPLLSWSAGADGIAVRGEASLPAVMRSPAGVLEDGPAGFSARRTPLAATDLTGPRVETEQVRARFQASGVASAEDLGTVHAPRTIGRRLVTNGGPQWERVGEAIHAYLALPLAHLSEAQKASAAQRLVERWAVTRAVGSEMLQEAGQAWASFVADEFPGAEELTEQPISWWNEEDQVMEGWIDTLLRLPSGEIVLVDHKTYPGDHPVEHVREKYLGQLTTYSRALAASGIAPSQVLIHLPLRGEVLEVSLRG
- a CDS encoding nucleoside/nucleotide kinase family protein, translating into MDEITAEGAVERALALLDEARRTGTRRLFGIAGAPGAGKSTLTALLAERLPAGSCAVVPMDGFHLADVALERLGRSARKGAADTFDAGGYVALLQRLRTQLPGDEPVWAPMFERDLEQPLAGAIEVRADVPLVVTEGNYLLLDEGPFAQVSGLLDARWFVEAPEELRHEWLIARHERFGKNPEKAREWALGPDEDNARLIAGTRDRADVVVRMS
- a CDS encoding FBP domain-containing protein gives rise to the protein MLSFTESQLRDAFVNASKGEAKRAALPDLAAVDFDALDYLGWQDPKRPRQYYVALDLDGEPAVLLLRGPENPPAKKLLCAWCEDIIDGVHAASFVAPLAGESGRRGNTVGTAICADFRCSRNVRREPSSFELRTEDPALLAYHREQKIQGLRERSTGFVRSVLARS